A DNA window from Plasmodium brasilianum strain Bolivian I chromosome 12, whole genome shotgun sequence contains the following coding sequences:
- a CDS encoding hypothetical protein (Plasmodium exported protein), whose product MFQNVYETKISRKSWNKKKYINNTLGVKVSRLLCIQKKYYQAGTKKRLNSKNSCFNDIKNCDPSDYVAMILNSYDPSVSNEKLVKVYEELKENSMKNEGYIPRAKEIAKFITTLLYYLGIKYKKKLNKKSSHPKQEKYERLFQIISSPKTKNLLRLTIPSLAETKYIFSYSPHLNPSLDEVIFFELLSQANSVYASHNKN is encoded by the exons ATGTTCCAGAATGTCTATGAg ACAAAAATCTCTAGAAAATCAtggaataagaaaaaatatataaataatacctTAGGTGTAAAGGTAAGCAgattattatgtatacaaaaaaagtattatcaAGCTGGTACAAAGAAACGtcttaattcaaaaaatagtTGCTTTAACgatattaaaaattgtgATCCTTCCGATTATGTGGCTATGATTTTAAATTCTTATGATCCATCAGTATCCAATGAAAAACTTGTTAAAGTatatgaagaattaaaagaaaattccaTGAAAAATGAAGGATATATACCAAGAGCAAAAGAAATAGCAAAATTTATAACAactcttttatattatttaggaataaaatataaaaagaaactaaataaaaagtCGTCACATCCTAAACAAGAAAAATACGAACGACTTTTTCAGATTATATCTAGCCCCAAAACTAAAAACTTGCTTAGGCTTACTATTCCAAGTTTAGcagaaacaaaatatatattttcatatagcCCACACCTAAATCCTTCCTTAGAtgaagtaattttttttgaattattatcACAAGCAAACTCTGTTTATGCttcacataataaaaattga